From one Planktothrix agardhii NIES-204 genomic stretch:
- the psaA gene encoding photosystem I reaction center subunit Ia — translation MTISPPEREAKVKVTVDKDPVPTSFERWSKPGHFRRDLAKGPNTTTWIWNLHADAHDFDSHTSDLEDISRKIFSAHFGHLAVIFIWLSGAYFHGAKFSNYEAWLANPTGIKPSAQVVWPIFGQEILNGDVGGGFHGIQITSGLFQLWRASGFTNTYQLYCTAIGGLVMAGLMLFAGWFHYHKRAPKLEWFQNVESMMNHHLAGLLGLGCLSWAGHQIHVSLPVNKLLDAGVAAKDIPLPHEFILNPNLMAELYPSFKQGLTPFFTLNWGVYSDFLTFKGGLNPQTGGLWLSDTAHHHLALAVLFIIAGHMYRTNWGIGHSMKEILVAHKGPFTGEGHKGLYEILTTSWHAQLAINLAMMGSLSIIVAQHMYAMPPYPYIATDYPTQLSLFTHHMWIGGFLIVGAGAHASIFMVRDYVPANNVNNLLDRVLRHRDAIISHLNWVCIFLGFHSFGLYVHNDTMRAFGRPQDMFSDTGIQLQPVFAQWIQNIHTLAPGSTAPHALASVSPVFGGGVVAVGGKVAMMPIVLGTADFMVHHIHAFTIHVTVLILLKGVLYARSSRLVPDKSELGFRFPCDGPGRGGTCQVSGWDHVFLGLFWMYNSLSIVIFHFSWKMQSDVWGTVGSDGTVSHITSGNFAQSAITINGWLRDFLWAQAAQVISSYGSALSAYGLLFLGAHFVWAFSLMFLFSGRGYWQELIESIVWAHNKLKLAPAIQPRALSITQGRAVGVAHYLLGGIATTWAFFLARIISVG, via the coding sequence ATGACAATCAGTCCTCCAGAGCGTGAGGCAAAAGTAAAGGTTACGGTTGATAAAGATCCGGTTCCTACATCTTTTGAAAGATGGTCTAAACCTGGACACTTTCGCCGTGACCTCGCCAAAGGGCCAAATACCACCACTTGGATTTGGAACCTACACGCCGACGCTCACGACTTCGATAGTCATACCAGCGATTTAGAAGATATTTCGCGTAAAATTTTTAGCGCCCATTTTGGTCATTTAGCCGTGATTTTTATCTGGTTAAGTGGTGCCTACTTCCACGGCGCTAAATTTTCGAACTACGAAGCTTGGTTGGCTAACCCTACGGGGATTAAGCCTAGCGCTCAAGTTGTATGGCCAATTTTCGGCCAAGAAATTTTAAACGGTGATGTTGGTGGTGGCTTCCACGGGATTCAGATTACCTCTGGGTTATTCCAACTGTGGCGAGCTTCTGGTTTCACCAACACATACCAGCTTTATTGCACCGCCATTGGTGGGCTGGTAATGGCAGGTTTGATGCTGTTTGCTGGTTGGTTCCACTATCACAAACGCGCTCCCAAACTGGAATGGTTTCAGAATGTGGAGTCGATGATGAACCACCACTTAGCTGGCTTGTTGGGTCTAGGCTGTTTGTCTTGGGCAGGACACCAAATTCATGTGTCCTTACCCGTGAACAAATTGCTGGATGCGGGAGTGGCGGCGAAGGATATTCCTTTACCCCATGAATTCATTCTCAATCCCAACCTGATGGCAGAACTGTATCCCAGTTTTAAACAAGGTTTAACACCATTCTTTACCTTGAATTGGGGAGTCTATTCGGACTTCTTAACCTTCAAAGGTGGATTAAACCCCCAAACAGGCGGTCTGTGGTTATCCGATACTGCACACCATCACCTGGCACTGGCAGTCCTGTTCATCATTGCTGGCCATATGTACCGGACAAACTGGGGCATTGGTCACAGCATGAAGGAAATCTTAGTAGCCCATAAAGGCCCCTTCACTGGAGAAGGCCATAAAGGACTCTATGAAATCCTGACCACCTCTTGGCACGCTCAGTTGGCGATTAACCTCGCAATGATGGGTTCTTTGAGTATTATTGTGGCTCAACACATGTACGCAATGCCTCCCTATCCTTACATTGCGACGGATTACCCCACGCAGTTATCCCTGTTCACGCATCATATGTGGATTGGTGGCTTCCTGATTGTGGGTGCGGGCGCTCACGCTTCCATTTTCATGGTGCGTGATTATGTTCCGGCCAACAATGTCAACAACTTGCTTGATCGGGTGCTTCGTCACCGCGACGCAATTATCTCCCACCTAAACTGGGTCTGTATCTTCCTGGGATTCCATAGCTTTGGGTTATATGTCCATAACGACACCATGCGTGCGTTTGGTCGTCCCCAAGATATGTTCTCGGATACAGGGATTCAACTCCAACCCGTATTTGCCCAATGGATACAAAACATTCACACTCTGGCCCCTGGTAGCACTGCTCCCCATGCCTTAGCCAGTGTTAGCCCCGTGTTTGGTGGCGGTGTCGTAGCCGTCGGTGGCAAAGTAGCGATGATGCCGATTGTGTTAGGTACGGCGGACTTCATGGTTCACCATATCCATGCCTTCACAATTCACGTCACGGTTTTAATTCTGCTGAAAGGCGTTTTATACGCCCGTAGCTCTCGCTTGGTTCCTGACAAGAGTGAATTGGGTTTCCGGTTCCCTTGCGATGGGCCAGGTCGGGGTGGTACTTGCCAAGTCTCTGGCTGGGATCACGTTTTCCTGGGTCTGTTCTGGATGTACAACTCCCTCTCCATCGTAATTTTCCACTTTAGCTGGAAGATGCAATCCGATGTCTGGGGAACAGTTGGTTCAGACGGCACCGTTTCTCACATCACCAGTGGCAACTTTGCCCAGAGTGCCATTACCATCAACGGATGGCTGCGTGATTTCCTGTGGGCGCAAGCTGCTCAGGTAATCAGTTCCTACGGATCAGCCCTCTCCGCCTACGGTCTGTTGTTCTTGGGTGCCCACTTCGTTTGGGCGTTCAGCTTAATGTTCCTGTTCAGTGGCCGCGGTTACTGGCAAGAACTGATTGAGTCCATTGTTTGGGCCCATAACAAGCTGAAATTAGCCCCAGCAATTCAACCTCGCGCTCTGAGTATTACTCAAGGTCGTGCGGTTGGTGTAGCTCACTACCTCTTAGGAGGCATTGCTACAACTTGGGCATTCTTCCTAGCCCGAATTATTTCAGTAGGATGA
- a CDS encoding protochlorophyllide oxidoreductase produces the protein MANQATVVITGASSGVGLQAARALAEKGWYVVMACRDLAKTERAAQSVGMSKDSYTILPIDLGSLASVKQFVANFRSLGRSLDALVCNAAIYMPLIKEPLWSPEGYELTMATNHLNHFYLCNVMLEDMKRSTFADRRMVILGTVTHNPDELGGKIPPRPDLGNLEGFAEGFKDPITMINGKQFEPVKAYKDSKVCNVLTMRELHRRYHDSTGITFTSLYPGCVATTALFRNHYPLFQKIFPLFQKYITGGFVTEELSGDRVAMVVADPEYKQSGMYWSWGNRQKKDRQSFVQKVSPQASDDEKGKKMWDLSARLVGLAY, from the coding sequence ATGGCAAATCAAGCAACAGTTGTGATTACGGGAGCGTCTTCGGGCGTTGGTTTGCAAGCCGCTAGAGCCTTGGCCGAAAAGGGTTGGTATGTGGTGATGGCCTGTCGGGATTTAGCCAAAACCGAACGGGCGGCCCAATCCGTGGGAATGTCCAAGGACAGCTATACAATTCTTCCCATAGATTTAGGATCTTTAGCCAGTGTAAAACAGTTTGTTGCTAATTTCCGGTCTTTGGGTCGCTCCCTGGATGCCTTGGTCTGTAATGCGGCGATTTATATGCCCTTAATTAAGGAGCCATTATGGAGTCCAGAGGGCTATGAATTAACGATGGCGACCAACCATTTAAACCATTTTTACCTCTGCAATGTCATGTTAGAGGATATGAAAAGATCAACTTTTGCTGATCGCAGAATGGTGATTTTAGGAACAGTTACTCACAACCCCGACGAGTTAGGAGGTAAAATTCCCCCGCGTCCAGATTTAGGAAATCTCGAAGGTTTTGCGGAAGGTTTCAAAGATCCGATTACGATGATTAATGGCAAACAATTTGAACCTGTTAAAGCCTATAAAGATAGTAAGGTTTGTAATGTTTTAACCATGCGAGAATTACATCGCCGTTACCATGATTCCACGGGGATTACTTTTACTTCTCTTTATCCGGGTTGTGTGGCAACAACGGCTTTATTCCGCAACCATTATCCCCTATTTCAAAAGATTTTTCCCCTATTTCAAAAATATATTACCGGGGGATTTGTCACGGAGGAATTATCGGGCGATCGCGTCGCAATGGTGGTGGCTGATCCTGAATATAAACAGTCTGGAATGTATTGGAGTTGGGGAAATCGTCAGAAGAAAGATCGCCAGTCTTTTGTGCAGAAGGTTTCTCCTCAAGCCAGTGATGATGAAAAAGGCAAAAAAATGTGGGATTTAAGTGCTAGGTTGGTGGGATTAGCTTACTAA
- a CDS encoding DNA methylase N-4/N-6 domain protein, with protein MNQNELLDKFICGDCISIMSRMPDNCLDLVVTSPPYNLKNSTGNGMKDGRGGKWKNAELVHGYSDYDDNMPHEKYVEWQRECLSQMIRLLKDDGAIFYNHKWRVQDGLLQDRQDIVSGFPVRQIIIWRRKGGINFNPGYFLPTYEVIYLITKPKFKLTPKANAHGDVWEFTQEMNNSHPAPFTIALAKRCIESTNAQIILDPFMGSGTTAVAAKRLGRSFIGIDLSAEYCQQAEQRLRTDTPQLELSFS; from the coding sequence ATGAATCAGAATGAATTATTAGATAAGTTTATTTGTGGAGATTGTATATCCATAATGAGTCGAATGCCAGATAATTGTCTGGATTTAGTTGTAACTTCCCCACCCTACAACCTGAAAAATTCTACCGGAAATGGGATGAAGGATGGCAGAGGTGGCAAGTGGAAAAATGCTGAACTTGTGCATGGTTATTCAGACTATGACGACAATATGCCCCACGAAAAATATGTGGAATGGCAAAGAGAATGTCTATCGCAAATGATACGTTTATTAAAAGATGATGGGGCAATATTTTACAACCATAAATGGCGGGTTCAAGATGGTTTGCTTCAAGACAGACAAGATATAGTTTCGGGTTTTCCAGTCCGACAAATTATCATTTGGCGACGAAAAGGAGGAATTAACTTCAACCCGGGTTATTTCTTACCCACCTACGAAGTCATTTATTTAATCACTAAGCCAAAATTTAAGTTGACACCTAAAGCTAATGCTCATGGTGATGTTTGGGAGTTCACGCAGGAAATGAATAACTCCCATCCCGCACCTTTTACGATAGCATTAGCAAAGCGATGTATTGAGTCAACAAATGCCCAAATAATTCTTGATCCTTTTATGGGAAGTGGCACTACAGCAGTAGCAGCAAAAAGGCTAGGAAGAAGTTTTATTGGCATTGATCTATCGGCAGAATACTGTCAACAAGCCGAACAAAGACTAAGAACTGATACACCTCAATTAGAATTATCATTTTCATGA
- a CDS encoding putative ABC transporter ATP-binding protein gives MPVKMTQSVILHLEDVGKQFPQNQTPAVQAVNLDLHEGDILGLLGPSGCGKTTLLRMIAGFEQPDTGTITLAGREVAGLDYWIPPEQRDVGMVFQDYALFPHLTVAKNIAFGLKNTKKKSSLGMNRRVAEVLELVGLSGYEKRYPHEISGGQQQRVALARALAPHPALVLLDEPLSNLDVQVRLRLRQELRDILKVAGTTAIFVTHDQEEALAISDWLAVMRDGHLEQFGTPETIYRQPASRFVAEFVTQANFIPAKRRGDFWETELGCFAINPYLVDAVNPDWDKLDRVELMVRQEDFILKPDDNAPVVIRDRQFLGRENHYSLQVPSGRELIARTSATTALPVGMRVNVSVLENALRVFPSRKN, from the coding sequence ATGCCTGTAAAGATGACTCAATCTGTAATTCTGCATTTAGAGGACGTCGGTAAACAGTTTCCTCAAAACCAGACCCCAGCCGTTCAAGCCGTTAACCTAGACTTACATGAAGGGGATATCCTCGGACTATTAGGCCCTTCTGGGTGTGGGAAAACCACGTTATTGCGAATGATTGCCGGATTTGAACAACCGGACACCGGAACCATTACCCTAGCGGGGCGGGAAGTCGCCGGTTTGGACTATTGGATACCGCCAGAACAAAGAGATGTGGGAATGGTGTTTCAGGATTATGCCTTATTTCCCCATTTAACCGTTGCTAAAAATATTGCCTTTGGCTTAAAAAATACTAAGAAAAAATCTAGTTTAGGGATGAACAGACGGGTAGCAGAAGTTTTAGAATTAGTGGGATTATCGGGTTATGAAAAACGCTATCCCCATGAAATATCGGGAGGACAACAACAACGGGTCGCCCTAGCCCGCGCCTTAGCTCCCCATCCAGCTTTAGTATTATTAGATGAACCTTTAAGTAATTTAGATGTACAGGTTCGGTTAAGATTGCGACAGGAATTACGCGATATTTTAAAAGTAGCAGGAACCACCGCAATTTTTGTTACCCATGACCAAGAAGAAGCCCTAGCCATTTCTGATTGGTTGGCGGTGATGCGAGACGGACACCTAGAACAGTTTGGCACACCGGAAACGATTTATCGACAACCCGCCTCTCGGTTTGTGGCAGAATTTGTTACCCAAGCTAATTTTATTCCCGCCAAACGTCGAGGAGATTTTTGGGAAACGGAATTGGGTTGTTTTGCTATTAACCCCTATCTTGTAGATGCTGTTAACCCAGATTGGGATAAATTAGACCGGGTAGAATTAATGGTACGACAAGAGGATTTTATTCTTAAACCTGATGATAACGCCCCGGTTGTGATTCGCGATCGCCAATTTCTCGGACGGGAAAATCACTATAGTTTGCAGGTTCCATCCGGTCGGGAACTCATCGCCAGAACCAGTGCTACAACGGCTTTACCTGTGGGAATGCGGGTTAATGTTTCTGTCCTTGAAAATGCTTTGCGGGTGTTTCCTAGTCGGAAAAATTAG
- a CDS encoding periplasmic phosphate-binding protein of phosphate ABC transporter produces MAQKNDTTTLILALLITGGLIGGGIWWFTRNMNLPTVLNSNPSPSSSIPPKPTPIPPTSVPQISTKDFKTFAEVPNVPNGLFTYGGSTTFAPIRKVINPEIQNIFPQFQLRYFQNPSQSPGSGSGIKMLIDNQITFAESSRPLQESEYQQARQRGLNLIEVPIALDGIVVAVNPNLNIQGLTINELKQIYTGKITNWNQLGGENIPIVAYSRTKEAGGTTEFFILNVLGKESFGEAVKFIPTTTEALREIANNPGGIYYASAPEVVEQCKIKPLAIGITSDALVQPYKNPLIPPENCPQQRNQIDSVVFKNGEYPLTRRLFIIVKQNNQAEQQAGEAYTQLLLTSQGQDLIEKLGFIRIR; encoded by the coding sequence ATGGCTCAAAAAAATGACACTACAACTTTAATCCTAGCCTTACTGATTACCGGAGGATTAATTGGTGGCGGAATTTGGTGGTTTACTCGCAATATGAATTTGCCCACAGTCTTAAATTCTAATCCCTCTCCCTCAAGTTCAATTCCACCTAAACCGACCCCAATTCCACCTACCTCTGTCCCTCAAATCTCCACAAAAGATTTTAAAACCTTTGCTGAAGTTCCTAATGTTCCTAATGGACTTTTTACCTATGGCGGGAGTACCACATTTGCACCAATTCGTAAAGTAATTAATCCCGAAATTCAAAATATTTTTCCTCAATTTCAATTACGATATTTTCAAAATCCCAGTCAATCCCCAGGTTCAGGAAGTGGGATTAAAATGTTAATTGATAATCAAATTACCTTTGCTGAATCTTCCCGACCTTTGCAAGAATCAGAATATCAACAAGCCCGACAAAGGGGGTTAAATTTAATCGAAGTTCCTATTGCTCTTGATGGGATTGTAGTGGCGGTTAATCCTAACTTGAATATTCAAGGGTTAACTATCAACGAATTAAAACAAATTTATACAGGTAAAATCACTAATTGGAATCAACTCGGAGGCGAAAATATTCCAATTGTTGCCTATTCTCGGACTAAAGAAGCCGGAGGAACAACGGAATTTTTCATCCTGAATGTATTAGGAAAAGAGTCTTTTGGAGAAGCGGTAAAATTTATTCCTACCACTACAGAAGCCCTAAGAGAAATCGCTAATAATCCTGGGGGAATATATTATGCTTCCGCCCCGGAAGTTGTCGAACAATGTAAAATCAAACCCCTAGCTATTGGTATAACATCTGATGCTTTAGTTCAACCCTATAAAAACCCCTTAATTCCACCGGAAAATTGCCCTCAACAACGGAATCAAATTGATTCTGTTGTATTTAAAAATGGAGAATATCCTCTTACCAGACGTTTATTTATTATTGTCAAACAAAATAATCAAGCTGAACAACAAGCCGGGGAAGCATACACTCAACTTTTATTAACTTCTCAAGGTCAAGATTTAATTGAAAAATTGGGATTTATTAGAATCCGTTAA
- a CDS encoding two-component sensor histidine kinase, which yields MSVSTSVLTELVQFLPSLKPQIYFKSSLTALSHAMEDQVLATTEQPLVIATFQQERFYRQEAHRYRKIAAITPQVYVMAAEKTEFQNSSDIHETVAFDPQDKLSQEWNLLVLGQYYATCLVCVEREDLVQNSDITEKLLMDQARPFEGIWTSDRQVSIKVAELLLERTLYYRPELAEKVEQAFLFYNIRSATKKSKKSSNRTKSNSSSSDYSSLNDPFAYRLVTYLQAGQHKLLRVYRSLAAKERKERLVNSITSTIRQSLNPQEVIKVATHELGEAMGACRCLIYRCKATDNSVKISNEYLCNDVVSIIGKTWLLRENPLFQEVVKRQEPIYINQTDEIDIDWLNNNNNNSVKSQESLKKITQKLEIKGWLMIPILYQGQLLGMVELHQCNCNLSEWQEDDLLMVDAIATQLGAAIIQAETYANLEDLNQQLEALERTRSNLIAITGHELRTPLSTILICLESLNQEPDMPVEMRKVMLDTALEDAERLRKLVQDFLKLSHLESGRVDWNPESLRLKECIDLAISGIRTHHNQNQVPAIQTEVPSNLPLVQADGEWLVELLSKLLDNACKFTNSDGKVKINAKCNGDQMMEVTISDTGRGIEPNRLDAVFERFYQEEGSLRRSVGGTGLGLAISRQIVNGWGGEIWADSQGKNQGSQFHFTIPYVESDS from the coding sequence ATGAGTGTCTCCACCTCGGTATTAACGGAATTGGTGCAGTTTTTGCCCAGTTTAAAGCCCCAAATTTATTTTAAATCCTCTTTAACTGCCCTATCTCATGCGATGGAGGATCAAGTTTTAGCCACAACTGAACAACCTCTAGTAATTGCTACCTTTCAACAGGAAAGATTTTATCGTCAAGAAGCTCACCGTTACCGAAAAATTGCCGCGATCACACCCCAGGTTTATGTGATGGCAGCCGAAAAAACAGAGTTTCAAAACTCCTCTGATATTCACGAAACAGTAGCATTTGATCCCCAGGATAAACTGAGTCAAGAATGGAATTTATTGGTTTTAGGACAATATTATGCAACCTGTTTAGTTTGTGTTGAACGCGAAGATTTAGTACAGAATTCCGATATAACCGAAAAATTATTAATGGATCAGGCTCGTCCCTTTGAAGGGATTTGGACATCCGATCGGCAAGTTTCGATTAAGGTTGCCGAATTACTATTAGAACGGACTTTATATTACCGTCCTGAATTAGCTGAAAAAGTTGAACAAGCCTTTCTATTTTATAATATTCGTTCCGCAACTAAAAAAAGTAAAAAATCTTCAAATCGAACAAAATCTAATTCGAGTTCTAGCGATTATTCTTCCCTGAATGATCCCTTTGCTTATCGTTTAGTCACCTATTTACAAGCGGGTCAACATAAACTTTTACGAGTTTATCGGTCTTTAGCTGCTAAGGAACGAAAAGAACGTTTAGTTAATTCTATTACATCCACCATTCGCCAATCTCTCAATCCTCAAGAGGTGATTAAAGTCGCAACTCATGAGTTAGGGGAAGCTATGGGTGCTTGTCGTTGTCTGATTTATCGCTGCAAAGCCACGGATAATTCTGTTAAAATTTCTAATGAATATTTATGTAATGATGTAGTTTCTATCATCGGAAAAACTTGGCTTTTGCGAGAAAATCCGCTCTTTCAAGAAGTTGTTAAACGTCAAGAACCAATTTATATTAATCAAACGGATGAAATTGACATAGACTGGCTTAATAACAATAATAATAATTCAGTAAAATCCCAAGAATCCTTAAAAAAAATAACCCAAAAATTGGAAATTAAAGGTTGGTTAATGATTCCTATTTTATACCAAGGTCAACTTTTGGGAATGGTAGAATTACACCAATGTAATTGTAATCTTTCCGAGTGGCAAGAAGATGATTTATTAATGGTAGATGCGATCGCAACTCAACTAGGTGCTGCAATTATTCAAGCGGAAACCTATGCCAACTTAGAAGATCTAAACCAACAATTAGAAGCATTAGAACGGACTCGTAGTAATTTAATTGCGATTACCGGCCATGAACTTAGAACTCCCTTATCCACCATTTTAATTTGTTTAGAAAGTTTGAATCAAGAACCAGATATGCCCGTGGAAATGCGAAAAGTAATGTTAGATACGGCCTTAGAAGATGCAGAAAGGTTAAGAAAATTAGTCCAAGATTTTTTAAAATTGTCTCATTTAGAAAGTGGTCGAGTTGATTGGAACCCCGAATCTTTAAGACTCAAAGAATGTATTGATTTAGCAATTAGTGGAATTCGTACCCATCATAATCAAAATCAAGTTCCCGCGATTCAAACAGAAGTTCCCTCGAATTTACCTTTAGTTCAAGCCGACGGCGAATGGTTAGTAGAATTACTCTCTAAACTATTAGATAATGCCTGTAAATTTACCAATTCTGATGGTAAAGTTAAAATTAACGCCAAATGTAATGGAGATCAAATGATGGAAGTGACGATCTCCGATACCGGACGGGGGATTGAACCCAATCGTTTAGACGCGGTATTTGAGCGGTTTTATCAAGAAGAAGGTTCCTTGCGTCGGAGTGTGGGTGGAACGGGCCTAGGATTAGCGATCAGCAGACAAATTGTGAATGGTTGGGGCGGGGAAATTTGGGCAGATTCTCAGGGGAAAAATCAAGGGAGTCAGTTCCATTTTACGATTCCTTATGTTGAAAGTGATTCTTGA
- the psaB gene encoding photosystem I reaction center subunit Ib yields MATKFPKFSQDLAQDPTTRRIWYGIATAHDFETHDGITEENLYQKIFASHFGHLAIIFLWTSGNLFHVAWQGNFEQWVKDPLNVRPIAHAIWDPQFGQPAVEAFTQAGASNPVNIAYSGVYHWWYTIGMRSNADLYQGSIFLLLLAATFLFAGWLHLQPKYRPSLSWFKNAESRLNHHLAGLFGVSSLAWTGHLVHVAIPESRGQHVGWDNFLSTLPHPAGLAPFFTGNWGVYAQNPDTAGHIFGTSTGSGTAILTFLGGFHPQTESLWLTDMAHHHLAIAVLFIIAGHMYRTNFGIGHSIKEMMNSKDPLFGFKNEGPFNLPHQGLYDTMNNSLHFQLAFALAALGVITSLVAQHMYALPPYAFIAKDYTTMAALYTHHQYIAGFLMVGAFAHGAIFLVRDYDSEQNKGNVLDRMLQHKEALISHLSWVSLFLGFHTLGLYVHNDVVVAFGTPEKQILIEPVFAQFVQAASGKVLYGMDVLLSNADSIATTAWPNAGNVWLPGWLDAINSGSNSLFLSIGPGDFLVHHAIALGLHTTTLILVKGALDARGSKLMPDKKDFGYAFPCDGPGRGGTCDISAWDSFYLSMFWMLNTIGWTTFYWHWKHLGVWQGNVAQFNESSTYLMGWFRDYLWLNSAQLINGYNPYGTNNLSVWAWMFLFGHLVWATGFMFLISWRGYWQELIETIVWAHERTPLANLVRWKDKPVALSIVQARVVGLAHFTVGYILTYAAFLIASTASKFG; encoded by the coding sequence ATGGCAACTAAATTCCCAAAATTTAGCCAGGACTTGGCCCAAGACCCGACAACACGTCGGATTTGGTACGGGATTGCCACAGCCCATGATTTCGAGACCCATGATGGTATAACAGAGGAAAATCTTTACCAAAAGATCTTTGCTTCCCACTTCGGTCACCTCGCTATCATTTTCCTCTGGACTTCAGGCAACCTGTTCCACGTCGCTTGGCAAGGTAATTTTGAACAATGGGTTAAAGATCCTTTAAATGTTCGCCCCATTGCTCACGCCATTTGGGATCCCCAATTTGGCCAACCTGCGGTAGAAGCTTTCACCCAAGCGGGTGCTTCTAACCCAGTTAACATCGCCTATTCTGGGGTGTACCACTGGTGGTATACCATCGGAATGCGCTCAAATGCTGACCTGTATCAAGGGTCTATCTTCCTGTTGCTTTTGGCTGCTACCTTCCTGTTCGCAGGTTGGTTACACCTGCAACCTAAGTATCGTCCCAGTCTGTCTTGGTTCAAGAATGCTGAATCTCGTTTGAACCACCACTTGGCAGGTCTGTTCGGGGTTAGTTCCCTGGCTTGGACTGGTCACTTGGTTCACGTTGCCATTCCTGAATCTCGCGGACAGCACGTGGGTTGGGATAATTTCCTCAGCACTCTGCCCCACCCGGCAGGTCTGGCTCCCTTCTTCACGGGTAACTGGGGTGTGTACGCACAAAACCCAGATACCGCTGGTCACATTTTTGGAACCTCTACGGGTTCTGGAACCGCTATTCTGACCTTCTTAGGTGGTTTCCATCCTCAAACGGAGTCTCTCTGGTTGACGGATATGGCTCACCACCATTTGGCGATCGCAGTGTTATTCATCATTGCGGGCCATATGTACCGGACAAACTTCGGAATTGGTCATAGCATCAAAGAAATGATGAATTCCAAAGATCCTTTGTTCGGATTTAAAAATGAAGGGCCGTTCAACCTGCCTCATCAAGGGTTGTACGACACCATGAATAACTCCCTGCACTTCCAGTTAGCATTTGCTCTGGCTGCGCTGGGTGTGATCACCTCCCTGGTAGCGCAACATATGTACGCGCTGCCTCCCTACGCCTTCATCGCTAAGGATTACACCACGATGGCGGCGCTGTATACCCACCACCAATATATTGCTGGGTTCTTAATGGTCGGGGCTTTCGCTCACGGGGCAATCTTCCTGGTGCGCGACTATGATTCCGAACAGAACAAAGGCAACGTCTTGGATCGGATGTTACAGCACAAAGAGGCCCTCATCTCTCACTTAAGCTGGGTGTCTCTGTTCCTCGGTTTCCACACCCTGGGCTTATATGTCCATAACGATGTTGTGGTTGCCTTTGGAACTCCTGAAAAGCAAATTCTGATTGAACCGGTTTTTGCTCAATTCGTTCAAGCGGCTTCGGGTAAAGTGCTGTACGGCATGGATGTTTTATTGTCCAACGCTGACAGCATCGCCACCACTGCTTGGCCTAACGCTGGTAACGTTTGGTTGCCCGGTTGGTTAGATGCTATCAACTCTGGTAGCAACTCCCTATTCCTGAGCATTGGCCCTGGAGACTTCTTAGTTCACCATGCCATCGCTCTAGGTCTGCACACCACCACCCTGATTTTGGTCAAAGGTGCGTTGGATGCCCGTGGCTCTAAGCTGATGCCCGACAAGAAAGACTTCGGTTATGCCTTCCCTTGTGATGGCCCTGGCCGTGGTGGTACTTGCGACATCTCCGCTTGGGACTCTTTCTACCTGTCGATGTTCTGGATGCTGAATACCATTGGTTGGACTACCTTCTACTGGCACTGGAAGCACCTGGGCGTTTGGCAAGGAAACGTTGCTCAGTTCAACGAATCCTCCACCTACCTGATGGGCTGGTTCCGTGACTATCTGTGGCTGAATTCGGCTCAGTTAATTAACGGTTACAACCCTTATGGAACCAATAACCTGTCGGTTTGGGCTTGGATGTTCCTATTCGGACACCTAGTTTGGGCGACTGGATTTATGTTCCTGATCTCTTGGCGGGGTTACTGGCAAGAGTTAATCGAAACGATTGTCTGGGCCCATGAGCGGACTCCTCTGGCGAACTTAGTTCGTTGGAAAGACAAACCCGTGGCTCTGTCTATCGTTCAAGCTCGTGTGGTTGGTTTAGCTCACTTCACCGTTGGCTATATCCTCACCTACGCGGCGTTCCTAATTGCCTCGACTGCGAGTAAGTTTGGTTGA